A genomic window from Glycine max cultivar Williams 82 chromosome 17, Glycine_max_v4.0, whole genome shotgun sequence includes:
- the LOC100816395 gene encoding protein NBR1 homolog has protein sequence MDSALVIKVKYGDTLRRFSARVDENNRLELDMVDLRAKICSIFSFSADANLILRYVDEDGDLVTLVDDDELRDVMRQQLKFLKIDVHMNNDSGGKSNAGSSGSATPIESCPASSPFLFRNAMLREHLSKKAASSSPVVDNLADSILKMGLIQPGDAAGRSSKTSVPEEPIPKAMGPQSSHVDSASNASVNSDSATLLRSPIPNPSLSGNAVKVDISCSVPEPICQFLSNLSSSNSASSSQLPANLTDLISLVPEPLREFLSNLSRSNAASSNQLQHLTDLISRKSVLNSHCQPHVSTGPFTKNGVPEEPITFEARGQQIPSADLAFNATQQVEAGVAPVDLNVPPFDPFLAQFPDGDGKKGEMLAVNSSASKDDNSGICSSSAGPNNNSTQTTSLTSGAFIDCPGSYYSWPPPLPGNYKMPPFKRSHSHTDAMSGMFHKGVRCDGCGVYPITGPRFKSKVKENYDLCNICFNEMGNGTDYIRMDHPASARGPRCVYGHTKNFPTLPPHILKKGAILKHARPRLDSRFILDVNVIDGTMMAPSTAFTKIWRIRNNGSIVWPKGTQLVWIGGDKFSDFHLVDLQVPEDGVPVEKELDIAVDFTAPPLPGRYISYWRMTTPSGHKFGQRVWVLIQVDASLQDSFYDTSQGLNLNIPLDISGSKGPQIIDINVQPTEEDTVLQTRNPNAPIEPVNQMVDNEPRFELENEFPINEATFVGPAASAPAATPVASSSVSYPIIDLSETTPAVPSNQQSSTVDVPSSSMGTGGINSVEESLLKELEEMGFKQVDLNKEILRNNEYDLYQSLDFLCGVSEW, from the exons ATGGACTCTGCTCTAGTGATCAAG GTGAAATATGGAGATACCCTCAGGCGCTTCAGTGCTCGTGTTGATGAGAATAATCGGCTGGAACTTGACATGGTTGACTTGAGGGCAAAGATATGTTCTATCTTCAGTTTCAGTGCTGATGCAAATTTAATTCTGAGATATGTTGATGAAGATGGTGACTTGGTGACTCTAGTTGATGATGATGAATTGCGTGATGTGATGAGGCAGCAATTGAAGTTCTTGAAAATTGATGTACACATGAACAATGACAGTGGGGGTAAATCAAATGCTGGGTCTAGTGGAAGTGCCACCCCCATAGAATCTTGTCCTGCCTCAAGCCCATTTCTGTTTAGAAATGCTATGCTACGTGAACATCTTTCTAAAAAAGCAGCATCTTCAAGTCCTGTGGTTGATAATCTTGCtgattcaattttgaaaatgggACTAATCCAGCCTGGTGATGCAGCTGGTAGAAGTTCAAAAACTAGTGTTCCTGAAGAACCTATCCCTAAAGCAATGGGTCCACAATCTTCACATGTGGACTCAGCTTCCAATGCCAGTGTCAATAGTGATAGTGCCACCCTGTTGAGATCTCCAATTCCAAACCCATCTCTGAGTGGAAATGCTGTTAAAGTTGACATCTCATGCTCTGTGCCTGAGCCAATATGCCAGTTTCTTTCCAATTTATCAAGTTCAAATTCTGCATCCTCAAGTCAGCTGCCTGCAAATCTCACTGATTTAATTTCCCTAGTGCCTGAACCACTACGCGAGTTTCTTTCTAATTTATCACGTTCAAATGCTGCATCTTCAAATCAGCTGCAACATCTCACTGATTTAATTTCCCGAAAATCTGTTCTAAATTCTCATTGCCAGCCTCATGTTTCAACCGGTCCATTCACAAAAAATGGTGTTCCTGAAGAACCTATCACTTTTGAAGCAAGAGGTCAACAGATCCCATCTGCAGACTTGGCTTTCAATGCCACTCAACAAGTGGAGGCAGGAGTTGCCCCTGTTGATCTCAATGTCCCTCCTTTTGATCCTTTTTTAGCTCAGTTCCCTGATGGTGATGGCAAGAAGGGTGAAATGCTGGCTGTCAATAGTTCTGCTAGTAAGGATGACAATAGTGGGATATGCTCAAGTTCTGCTGGTCCTAATAACAATTCTACCCAGACTACATCATTGACTTCTGGTGCTTTCATTGACTGTCCTGGGTCATATTATTCTTGGCCACCTCCACTTCCTGGAAACTATAAAATGCCCCCATTTAAAAGGAGCCATAGTCACACTGATGCAATGTCTGGTATGTTCCATAAGGGGGTCCGCTGTGATGGCTGTGGTGTCTATCCAATAACTGGACCTCGTTTCAAATCCAAAGT AAAGGAAAATTATGATCTTTGCAACATTTGTTTCAATGAAATGGGTAATGGGACAGATTACATCAGAATGGACCACCCTGCATCTGCTCGTGGCCCTCGATGCGTATATGGACATACAAAAAACTTT CCAACATTACCACCACATATTTTAAAGAAAGGTGCCATTTTGAAGCATGCAAGGCCAAGGCTAGATAGTCGGTTTATTTTGGATGTCAATGTGATAGATGGTACAATGATGGCTCCGTCTACCGCATTTACAAAGATCTGGCGGATACGCAATAATGGCTCTATAGTCTGGCCCAAGGGAACTCAACTTGTTTGGATTGGAGGAGACAAGTTTAGTGACTTTCATTTAGTTGACTTACAG GTTCCCGAGGATGGTGTCCCTGTGGAGAAGGAACTTGACATTGCAGTTGACTTTACAGCACCTCCGTTACCTGGTCGATACATATCATACTGGAGGATGACAACTCCATCTGGACATAAATTTGGCCAACGTGTTTGGGTCCTTATACAG GTTGATGCATCTCTCCAGGACTCATTTTATGATACCTCTCAAGGTCTGAACTTGAATATTCCCCTTGATATCAGTGGCTCTAAAGGACCTCAGATTATAGATATCAATGTCCAGCCTACTGAGGAAGATACTGTTCTTCAAACCCGCAATCCTAATGCTCCCATTGAACCTGTGAATCAAATGGTTGATAATGAACCAAGGTTTGAGCTGGAAAATGAATTCCCTATAAATGAAGCTACATTTGTTGGCCCTGCTGCCTCAGCCCCTGCTGCAACCCCTGTGGCATCTTCATCAGTTTCTTATCCTATTATTGATTTATCTGAAACAACCCCAGCTGTTCCATCTAATCAGCAATCCTCAACTGTGGATGTGCCTTCATCATCTATGGGGACTGGTGGAATTAATTCTGTGGAGGAGAGTCTACTTAAAGAGCTTGAGGAGATGGGTTTTAAACAGGTTGATTTGAACAAGGAGATCTTGAGGAATAATGAGTACGATCTGTACCAATCCCTAGACTTTCTCTGTGGTGTTTCTGAGTGGTAG
- the LOC100814969 gene encoding uncharacterized protein: MLRSEDYHAHISKVHRTQSVLTDVPRYPNAHLAFSNQHSHHNTLSNERVEYDETTPETEGGEVVDVEREQCIAKKNKGGFELHKWKTYRP, encoded by the coding sequence ATGCTGCGCTCGGAGGACTACCACGCCCACATATCAAAAGTTCATAGGACACAGAGTGTTCTCACAGATGTCCCTCGCTACCCCAATGCTCACCTAGCCTTCAGCAACCAACACAGCCATCACAACACCCTTTCTAATGAAAGGGTTGAGTATGATGAAACCACTCCTGAGACTGAGGGTGGTGAAGTTGTGGATGTTGAAAGGGAACAGTGCATCGCCAAGAAGAACAAGGGTGGCTTTGAATTGCACAAGTGGAAGACCTATAGGCCTTAA
- the LOC100813902 gene encoding uncharacterized protein, protein MKKRPEIQQHQHEPQDLEVLKAVAQAWYSHSGTSKPMSEFYAHRRNFRGSKPSRFKLEALNKPQASSSSRDTTTIYWDFQQSLWDSYELVTVSRRIETGLTLDNPFDELCGSASIQHKRKPESKNSLRNLFNLMSSRRFNAHNTPHQK, encoded by the coding sequence ATGAAGAAGAGGCCAGAGATCCAACAACACCAACACGAGCCACAAGACTTGGAAGTTCTGAAAGCCGTAGCACAAGCCTGGTACAGCCACTCCGGTACTTCCAAGCCCATGAGCGAGTTCTACGCTCACAGAAGAAACTTCAGAGGCAGCAAGCCTTCAAGGTTTAAGCTCGAAGCATTGAACAAGCCacaagcttcttcttcttctagggACACTACTACTATTTACTGGGATTTTCAGCAGTCTCTTTGGGACTCCTATGAGCTTGTCACAGTGTCCAGAAGGATTGAGACTGGGTTAACTTTGGATAACCCTTTTGATGAGTTGTGTGGTTCCGCTTCAATCCAACATAAGCGCAAGCCTGAGAGTAAGAATAGCCTCAGGAACCTGTTCAATCTTATGTCTTCTAGGAGATTTAATGCCCACAATACTCCACACCAAAAATAA
- the CAS gene encoding calcium sensing receptor, chloroplastic-like, translating into MEISALASSATPRPSLTTPSTSPHTVVTTTFSKPQLRRSHVAVSLPTSTTISLLALFAPPSEAKAAVSIAKDQIVSSLTQVEKTLDQVQEVGSGVLDTAQRIAEVIGNALKPGIETALPIVQQAGEEALKIASPAISEASKKAQEALQSSGVDTEPVISAAKTVADAAQQTTKVIEVAKPIASSTVKTISSSDPTVIAGTAGALFVAYLLIPPIWSVISSNLRGYKGDLTPAQALDLISTQNYVLIDIRSEKDKDKAGIPRLPSNAKNRMVAIPLEELPSKLRGQVKNVKKLEAEIVALKISYLKKINKGTNVVILDSYSDVAKTVGRTLTSLGFKNTWIVADGFSGNKGWLQSRLGTDSYNFSFAEVLSPSRVIPAAVRSFGTTSQSSTKLLPGAE; encoded by the exons ATGGAGATTTCTGCCCTAGCTTCTTCTGCTACTCCAAGACCTTCTCTTACAACTCCTTCCACTTCTCCACACACTGTAGTCACCACCACCTTCAGCAAACCTCAACTGAGACGCTCCCACGTAGCAGTATCACTTCCTACCTCAACCACCATTTCACTGCTCGCTCTCTTCGCCCCTCCAAGCGAAGCCAAAGCCGCTGTCAGCATCGCCAAAGACCAGATTGTCTCATCTCTCACCCAA GTGGAGAAAACGCTGGATCAGGTTCAGGAAGTGGGTTCGGGTGTGCTGGACACGGCACAGCGTATTGCTGAAGTGATAGGGAACGCTTTGAAGCCTGGCATCGAAACGGCGTTGCCAATAGTTCAGCAGGCCGGAGAAGAAGCTTTGAAAATTGCTTCCCCTGCCATCTCCGAAGCTTCCAAGAAGGCCCAAGAAGCGCTCCAAAGCTCCGGTGTTGATACTGAACCTGTTATCTCTGCTGCTAAG ACAGTGGCAGATGCTGCACAACAAACAACCAAGGTGATTGAAGTTGCCAAGCCAATAGCTTCCTCAACCGTCAAAACCATATCTTCTTCAGACCCTACTGTGATTGCTGGAACAGCAGGAGCACTATTTGTTGCTTACCTCCTAATTCCTCCTATCTGGTCTGTCATCTCGTCTAATCTTCGTGGTTACAAAG GAGACCTAACTCCTGCTCAAGCCCTTGATTTGATATCCACACAAAACTACGTTTTGATTGATATTAGGTCAGAGAAAGATAAGGACAAGGCTGGTATCCCTCGCCTTCCCTCTAATGCTAAAAACAGGATGGTTGCCATTCC TTTGGAAGAACTGCCAAGCAAGCTCAGAGGGCAGGTCAAGAATGTGAAGAAATTGGAAGCTGAAATAGTCGCTTTGAAGATTTCATATCTCAAGAAAATCAACAAAGGCACCAATGTTGTGATCTTGGATTC GTACTCGGACGTAGCAAAAACAGTTGGAAGAACACTAACCAGCCTTGGTTTTAAGAACACATGGATTGTTGCTGATGGATTCTCTGGGAACAAAGGGTGGTTGCAGAGTAGACTAGGAACAGATTCGTATAACTTCTCGTTCGCAGAGGTGCTGTCACCGTCAAGGGTCATCCCTGCGGCTGTGAGAAGTTTTGGCACAACCAGCCAATCTAGCACGAAGCTTCTTCCTGGGGCtgaataa
- the LOC100815857 gene encoding pentatricopeptide repeat-containing protein At3g48250, chloroplastic — translation MNRVKAIASSLRTLESSLATRVLVTRNQVTHFSLHNPLPLFDRSHHLRFPITHHKLYFSTKPKPNSIVELLLTNDWSQALELKLENRFPSMPHETVLYVIKRLDKNPEKASCFFNWVCKKVWFRPSCSVYSLIVRILAAKDTMKQFWVTLRMMKENGFFLDEETYLTISVGFKREKMDSDSVALTHFYNRMLEENAMQSVVSNVVGIISRSEWGDEVVGELAKLEIQLSDNFVIRVLKELRKTPLKAYKFFHWVGKQSGYEHDTVTYNAVARVLPRAESIEEFWSVIEEMKRVGHELDIDTYIKITRQLQRNRMMEDAVKLYELMMDGSCKPLVQDCNMLLKSISANDKPNLDLVFRVAKKYESTGHTLSKAIYDGIHRSLTSAGNFDEAENIVRTMRNAGYEPDNITYSQMVFGLCKMRRFEEACKVLEDMESSRCIPDIKTWTILIQGHCSANEVDKALLCFAKMIEKGCDPDADLLDVLADGFLSQKRIEGAYELVAEISRKCRISPWQATYKKLIEKLLGVMKFEEALELLRLMKSHNYPPYHLPFVPYISKFGSVEDAEAFLKALSVKSYPSHIVYVQVFESLFREGRLSEAKDLLYKTPHHIRTHSKICKLFGSSETKSDTQAQLLPDP, via the coding sequence ATGAATCGCGTTAAGGCAATTGCGTCTTCTCTCAGAACGCTTGAGTCGTCACTCGCTACCCGAGTTCTGGTAACTCGGAACCAGGTGACTCACTTCTCTCTCCACAATCCACTACCCCTTTTCGATAGGTCTCACCATTTACGTTTTCCCATCACTCACCACAAACTCTATTTTTCTACGAAACCGAAACCGAACTCCATTGTGGAGCTTCTTTTGACCAACGATTGGTCCCAAGCGTTAGAGCTCAAGTTAGAAAATCGTTTCCCATCTATGCCCCACGAAACCGTTCTTTACGTTATTAAGCGGTTGGATAAAAACCCAGAAAAAGCTTCGTGCTTTTTCAATTGGGTCTGTAAGAAAGTTTGGTTTAGGCCAAGTTGTTCGGTGTATAGCTTAATTGTTAGGATCTTAGCGGCCAAGGATACTATGAAGCAGTTTTGGGTTActctgaggatgatgaaggaaaATGGGTTTTTTCTCGACGAAGAAACATATTTGACCATATCTGTTGGCTTTAAGAGGGAAAAAATGGACAGTGACTCTGTTGCTTTGACCCACTTCTATAATCGGATGCTAGAGGAAAATGCAATGCAAAGTGTTGTCTCCAACGTGGTTGGTATCATTTCAAGGTCTGAATGGGGTGATGAGGTTGTGGGTGAACTTGCAAAGCTTGAAATTCAGCTGTCGGATAATTTTGTAATAAGGGTTTTGAAAGAGCTTCGAAAAACTCCGTTGAAGGCTTACAAGTTCTTTCATTGGGTTGGGAAGCAATCTGGTTATGAGCACGATACAGTGACATACAATGCAGTTGCAAGAGTTCTCCCGAGGGCTGAGTCAATTGAGGAGTTTTGGAGTGTTATCGAGGAGATGAAGAGAGTGGGTCATGAATTGGATATTGATACTTACATAAAGATAACGAGGCAGCTTCAAAGGAATAGGATGATGGAGGATGCTGTCAAGCTTTATGAGCTTATGATGGATGGTTCATGTAAGCCGTTGGTTCAGGATTGCAATATGCTTCTAAAGAGTATCTCTGCAAATGATAAGCCAAATTTGGATTTGGTTTTTAGGGTTGCTAAGAAATACGAGTCGACAGGGCACACTCTCTCCAAAGCTATCTATGATGGAATCCACAGGTCCTTGACAAGTGCTGGGAATTTTGATGAAGCCGAAAATATTGTTAGGACTATGAGAAATGCCGGCTATGAGCCTGATAACATCACCTACAGTCAAATGGTTTTTGGACTTTGTAAGATGAGGAGGTTTGAAGAAGCATGTAAAGTACTGGAGGATATGGAATCTAGTAGATGCATCCCTGATATAAAGACTTGGACTATCTTGATCCAAGGGCATTGTAGTGCCAATGAAGTAGATAAAGCATTACTTTGTTTTGCTAAGATGATTGAAAAGGGCTGCGATCCAGACGCTGATTTGTTGGATGTTCTGGCTGACGGTTTTCTTAGTCAAAAGAGAATAGAAGGTGCTTACGAGTTGGTTGCAGAGATAAGTAGGAAGTGTCGTATATCTCCATGGCAAGCTACATACAAGAAACTGATTGAAAAGCTATTAGGAGTCATGAAGTTTGAGGAAGCACTTGAACTTCTTCGTTTGATGAAGAGCCACAACTACCCTCCATACCATCTACCCTTTGTGCCTTATATTTCAAAGTTTGGGTCTGTGGAGGATGCCGAGGCATTCCTGAAGGCATTGAGTGTAAAAAGTTACCCATCACATATCGTTTACGTTCAGGTTTTTGAATCCTTATTCCGAGAAGGTAGACTCTCTGAGGCTAAAGATCTATTGTACAAGACTCCTCACCATATACGTACACATAGTAAAATCTGTAAACTTTTTGGTTCATCTGAGACAAAGAGTGACACTCAGGCTCAGCTGCTGCCTGATCCCTAG
- the LOC100815502 gene encoding uncharacterized protein produces MESKAIDNTIKILYSYGGKILPRHTDAKLRYYGGHTRVLSLHPSTSFSELILKLTELCASPVTLKCPLPNGDLDTLISVTSDEDLANIIHLYDRASSSLPHRLKIRAILSPPKKLSPSPSSPSSSAAHSPSGGSPHSAADSLPCPAAHQFVRRKCSPVPVAYPISVRSGAAKGCMYTRQLDGSPRFLYRGVHWNNYCH; encoded by the exons ATGGAATCCAAAGCCATAGATAATACTATTAAAATCCTCTATAGCTACGGCGGAAAGATCCTTCCTCGCCACACCGACGCCAAGCTCCGTTACTACGGCGGCCACACCAGAGTCCTCTCCCTCCATCCTTCCACTTCTTTCTCAG AGCTGATACTAAAGCTTACCGAGTTGTGCGCTTCGCCGGTCACACTTAAGTGTCCATTGCCGAACGGAGATTTGGACACCTTGATTTCCGTCACCAGCGACGAAGATTTGGCTAATATAATTCACTTATACGATCGAGCTTCTTCGTCGTTGCCTCATCGCTTGAAGATCAGAGCCATTCTTTCGCCGCCGaagaaactgtctccttctccGTCTTCACCTTCTTCCAGCGCAGCTCACTCTCCGTCCGGTGGTTCGCCTCACTCCGCCGCCGATTCCCTGCCGTGCCCGGCGGCGCACCAGTTCGTCCGCCGTAAGTGCTCGCCGGTGCCGGTTGCGTATCCGATTAGCGTCCGTAGCGGAGCAGCAAAAGGCTGTATGTACACGAGGCAGTTAGACGGAAGTCCGAGATTCCTTTACCGTGGGGTTCACTGGAATAATTATTGCCACTGA